A DNA window from Drosophila sechellia strain sech25 chromosome X, ASM438219v1, whole genome shotgun sequence contains the following coding sequences:
- the LOC6615179 gene encoding uncharacterized protein LOC6615179 isoform X2, protein MTSFLATGTFTGYIIVVIGVFAGVLMRAPIHKRIDIFFSVLGCTLFVASGVFIIEAWEFSFRTRTRDLALIKASLSIVNGVLFGFDAVFTFRDK, encoded by the exons ATGACTTCGTTCCTGGCCACTGGCACCTTCACGGGCTACATCATAGTGGTCATCGGGGTCTTTGCAG GTGTTCTGATGCGGGCACCCATACACAAGCGCATCGATATATTCTTCAGCGTCCTGGGCTGCACCCTGTTCGTGGCCAGCGGTGTGTTCATCATCGAGGCCTGGGAGTTCTCCTTCCGCACCCGAACTCGGGATCTCGCGCTCATTAAGGCCTCGCTGTCCATCGTCAATGGGGTGCTATTCGGATTCGATGCGGTGTTCACATTTCGCGACAAGTGA
- the LOC6615179 gene encoding uncharacterized protein LOC6615179 isoform X3 produces MSHGERKGRLNVVKFLELGFAVACLVLHFYSFNDRDIMTSFLATGTFTGYIIVVIGVFAGVLMRAPIHKRIDIFFSVLGCTLFVASGVFIIEAWEFSFRTRTRDLALIKASLSIVNGVLFGFDAVFTFRDK; encoded by the exons AGTTTCTCGAACTG GGCTTTGCGGTAGCGTGTCTGGTGCTCCACTTCTACAGCTTCAACGATCGCGATATAATGACTTCGTTCCTGGCCACTGGCACCTTCACGGGCTACATCATAGTGGTCATCGGGGTCTTTGCAG GTGTTCTGATGCGGGCACCCATACACAAGCGCATCGATATATTCTTCAGCGTCCTGGGCTGCACCCTGTTCGTGGCCAGCGGTGTGTTCATCATCGAGGCCTGGGAGTTCTCCTTCCGCACCCGAACTCGGGATCTCGCGCTCATTAAGGCCTCGCTGTCCATCGTCAATGGGGTGCTATTCGGATTCGATGCGGTGTTCACATTTCGCGACAAGTGA
- the LOC6615179 gene encoding uncharacterized protein LOC6615179 isoform X1, producing MGFAVACLVLHFYSFNDRDIMTSFLATGTFTGYIIVVIGVFAGVLMRAPIHKRIDIFFSVLGCTLFVASGVFIIEAWEFSFRTRTRDLALIKASLSIVNGVLFGFDAVFTFRDK from the exons GGCTTTGCGGTAGCGTGTCTGGTGCTCCACTTCTACAGCTTCAACGATCGCGATATAATGACTTCGTTCCTGGCCACTGGCACCTTCACGGGCTACATCATAGTGGTCATCGGGGTCTTTGCAG GTGTTCTGATGCGGGCACCCATACACAAGCGCATCGATATATTCTTCAGCGTCCTGGGCTGCACCCTGTTCGTGGCCAGCGGTGTGTTCATCATCGAGGCCTGGGAGTTCTCCTTCCGCACCCGAACTCGGGATCTCGCGCTCATTAAGGCCTCGCTGTCCATCGTCAATGGGGTGCTATTCGGATTCGATGCGGTGTTCACATTTCGCGACAAGTGA